The Campylobacter armoricus sequence TTTTAAGGTTTTTATTATGTTTAAATTTAAATCTTGTATTTGAGAAGGATAGGCCGAAGTGCATTTTAATAAAATTAGATTAGAATTTGACTCCTGTTTAAAAATTTTTACAATTTCTTCTAATTCTTCTTCATAAGCAATACCCGTAGAAACCAAAGTAGGTTTTTTTTCTTTTGCAACAAGCCTTATAAATTCATAATCATTTGCTTCAAAAGAAGCTATTTTGTAAGCTGGTGGATTAAATTGTTTTAAAAAATCTAAATCTTTTTTAGAAAAAGGACTAGAAAAACATATAAGCCCTTCGTTTTTAGCACATTCAAAAAGTTTTTTATGCCATTCATAAGGTGTTTTAGCTTCATTGTATAATTCATATAATTTGCGTCCATGCCATAAGCCACCTTCTATAATAAAATCTTTTTTATCAGAATTTAATGTTAAACTATCTGGGGTATAAGTTTGAATTTTGATAGCATCAGCTCCTGCTTTTTTTGCTGCTTGTATGGTTTTTAAGGCTACTTCAAGACTATTTGCATGATTTGCTGAAAGTTCGGCTATGATAAAAACTTTTTCATCAAGGTTAAAATTTTCTATAAACATTAAAGCCCTTTTTTGTTTAAATAAAAATTTACCATATTTTATATTTTAATTATTAATTATGATTAAAGGTTTATTTAGTAAAATAAATTTATTATAAGTTTTAAGGATTATGCTATGAATAAAACCCTAGAATATTCAATATATCACTTTTGCGAGCATATTTTGAAGTTGAAAATTATGCCAACTAGTGTAATTAGAGGTGAGCTTTATGGTGCTTCTATACCTTTATATTTTAAAGATGAAGAGTATAGTTTTTATTTGTTTTTTCAAAAAAAAGCCCTAAATGAAATTGCACAATTTTTATTACATGAAGATTTAAAAGAAGATGGTTTGGCTGATTTGGTAAAAGAAGTGGCAAATCAAATTATAGGTTATGCTAAAAAGTTACTTAATGATACTAATGGCAAAGATGAATATCGTTTAGGTGTTCCTGAATATTTGGGGCGTATAGATGGATTTTCAAAAATAAAACTCAAGGAAAAATTTACTTATGAAATGAAAAACGCTCGTTTTAGAATAGGCTATAAAAAACTATGATAGAAGATCATTTAGGATTATTACAATCTTATGAGGATATTTTAGATATAAGTGTTGATTTTGTTAGTGAGCTTGGCACGACTAATATGAGCGTTAGGGACCTTTTAAAGCTAGAAGTAGGTTCTGTTATAGATCTTGAAAAGCCAGCAGGTGAAAGTGTAGAACTTTATTTAAATAAAAGAATTTTTGGTAAAGGCGAGGTTATGGTGTATGAAAAAAATCTTGCCATAAGGATTAATGAAATCTTAGATTCGAAGTCTGTGTTGCAATACTTTAAAAAAGAATTGCAATGAAATTTTTATGGTTTTTATTTTTAGTTTTCTTTCCACTTTTTGGTGCGAATATTCTTGATTATAATATCTATCCAAGAGATGATAGGGTAGATATTACATTTTCTTTTGATGGCCCTTATGATTTAGGTATTAGCCAAAATAAAAAAGGGAATATTGTGATTTTTACTTTAAATGCAAAAATTTCAAAAGAAGAAGATAAGACAATTAATTCTAAGATTATAAAAAAAGTTAAAATATTTTCAGAAGGCGAGAAAACATTTATTGCTTTAAATATTGGTGATGATGTAGATATAAAAGCTGATACAATCGGTGATAAATTTGGTTTAAGACTACGAGCACAAAAAAAAGATAGTTTTGTATCACAAGAACAGCCAGTTTTAAATAATCAAACAACTACGGGAGTAAATATGCAAGAGTATGATTTTACAAATTACATTTTAGTTGTAAGTGTTTTAGTTCTTTTGCTTATAGTGCTTTGGTTTTTTAAAAATTATTTAAAACAAAAACATCCTATAGATAGAAATTTCAATATGATATTTCAAAGATCTCTTGATAGGAATAATCAGCTTATAGTTTTTGAGTATGGGTTAAAACGCTATATAATGATAATTGGAAATTCTAATGTTGTTTTAGAAACTAGTGATGCCTTAGAAAAAAATGAAAATATAAATTCGCAAAAATCGCAAGAAAAAGATTTTGATTCGTATTTTGAAGCAAATAAACAAAGATTGCAAAATTTAATTTCAAAACAAAATAATTAATTTTTTTGATTAAAGGCTAAAATAATCAGCTTTGGTTTTGATATTTTTTTAATCTCTTCTTTAGAAAAATAAATTTCTTTTTTAGATGAGTAAATATATAAAGTATAATTTTTTAACTCAAAGTTGAGATTTTCATCTGTATCTTTTGCTAATTTTCTAGCCAATGATAGAATAAAATTAAACCAAATTAAAATATGATTATTTGGTAATAATTCTTTATAATGCTCTATTGTTAAAGGATTGATTTTTTTACCATTTGCTTTTAAGAGAGTAGAAATAAGTAAAATTTCTTTATGTGAAAAACCAAAATGCAAGCCATTTAGTGCCATATATGCACTATGTTCATTTGCAAAGTAAAAATTTATTCTCTCTCCAATATGGGCAAGCTTTGCCGCGTTTAGAAGATTTTTTTTGTAATTTATATCTATTTTGTGTATGGGTAGGAGTGCTTCAAATATCTTGTTTGCATAATAAGAACTTCTATCAGTATAATCAACGCAAAAACGATCTTGCAATGACTTTAAGCTAGGATTGAAATTTGGTGGAAAATTAGCATTAAATTTTGAAAAATCCGTTGTTTCGTTTTTGATTTTTGTGTGTTTGTGAAATATATTTGATAAAAATACCCCTTCTCTTACTCCAACAGCTGAGGTAATGATTGTTTTTGCTCTTAAATTTTTTGCTATGTTTAAAAATATTATGCAGCCTTCTTTAATAGTATCAAAACGATCTTTTTTAATATTAAAATCAATTAAATTTTTAGCATTTTGAATTTTTTCTATATAGCTTTTTTCCTTATCAAAATTGTAACTAAAATTATGAATCATTTTTAAAGGATATGAATTTTTTTTCATAATAGAATTTGATAATGCTCTTAAACTACCACCTATGGCGATGATATTGTCATTTTGAAATGATTTTGGAATCTGCAAAAGAGTTTCTTTTATAAATTGCTCTAATGCATCAAATTTTTTCATATCATAATAAAGCTCTTTTAATCTTACTGTTCCAAGATCCAAAGAAATACAATCAATTATTTTACCATCTTTAATTAAGCATAGTTCTGTAGAGCCTCCACCTATATCTATAGTGGTGGCATTTTGAATGTTTGATAATAAATTTAAAGTAGCCAATCCACCCAGGAAAGATTCTGTTTTGCCATTAATGCATTTTATATTTAAACCGACATTTTTATTAATTCTTGTGATAAATTCTTTAGCATTAGGTGCATCTCTTAGGGCAGAAGTTCCAACAACAATAATTTTTCTACATTTTTCTTTAATAGCTTTTTCTTTAAAATAAAGTAATGCTTTTTGTGCTTTAAGCATCGCATCTTCTTGAAGAATTTTATTATTATTGTAAGCATTTTCTCCAAGCCTAACTTTTTTTTTGTGCTCACTACAAATAAAAAAACCATATCTTGAGGTTCTCTCAAAAATTACCATACGAACAGAGTTAGAACCAAGATCAATTACTGCTGTTTTTTTTGCCATTAAATATCTTTGTTTTTATGTTTAAGACGAAGTTCGTCAATACTTTCAACATTATCAGGATCAGGTATGATACAATCAACAGGACAAGCTACTATACAGGCTGGTTCTGAAAATTCATTCACACACTCAGTGCAAAGATCAGGATCTATAACATAAATAGGATCATTATCATAGATTGCTTCATCTGGGCATTCTTCCCTACATGCATCACAGGATATACATTCTCTAGTGATTAAAAGTGACATATTTTTCCTTTTTATGAATAATAAAGCTAACTTATACTATATAAAAACTTATATGTAATTTAAAAAGGTAAGAAAATTTAAATTTTTGTTTTATCAGAATGAAAATTCATTCTGATAATTTTTTAGTTTGTTTTTTTAGGGAAGCAAAAGCGATAACCTCTACGACGCACCGTTTCTATAGTAGAGATATTAAGCGGTTTATCCATTTTTTGTCTAATTTGATTGATTGCAACTTCAATAACATTTGGAGTTACTAATTCAGGTTCCTCCCATATTGCGTCTAGGAGTTGTTCTTTTGAAACAATTTGATCAGAGTGTCTAGCTAGGTGAGTTAAAACTTCAAAAGGTTTACCTTTTAATTCAATATCTTTACCTTGATAAGTAATTTTTTCTTCATCTGGATCAATAATCAAATCATCTATTTTAATTACATTGGTTCCGCCAAATCTAAGCCTAGCTTCAATTCTTGCCATTAAAATATCAAAATCTAAAGGCTTTTTTATATAATCATCAGCACCAGCTTTTAATGCTTTGATTTCATTTTCTTTATTTGCTTTTGAGCAAATTGCTATTATAGCAGTTCTTGGAGATTTATGTTTTATAACATTAATCAAATCACTTGCATCAGAACTTCCGATTATCCAGTTTGATAACACTAAATCATAATGTCTAATACCTATAAAATACTCAGCGTCTTTAAAATTTTCTGAAGTATCACTTTGATATCCAAATTCAGTTAAAGCATTAGATAGTGTTTTGTTTAGTGATGCTTCATTTTCTACAACTAAAATGCGCATTTTATTCCTTATTGAAGAATTTTTATGCGAAAGCATAGCATAAATTAAGCAAATATTCAAAATTCTTTAAAAATTTTTAATATTTTTTGACGATACTTGCTCCAACAAGTGCGTTTTTTATAACATCTGGTTTATAGCAAGTAATGCTTATAAATTTAAGCTTTTTATGATATTTTTTTATGCTTTTGCATAGATATTTTAAAGATTTTTCTATAGTTTTAAATTTTTTCTTTTTGTAAATTATTTCAATTTTTTCGCATAATTTAGCATAATCTAAAAAATTTTTACTTTTTGCTTCTAATTCTATAAGAACTTTTTGTTCTTGAATTCTCTCATAGTCCAAAAGACCTATAATACATTTAAATTCTAAATTTATTTTTATATGACTTTGCATTCTTGTTTTCCAATAAGTCTTAAAATATTTGGTATATGCTTATAAACTACTATAAAAGCAATGATAAAAATAGGTGCATGTGTATTGATAACTGGTATTTCATAGTGAAAAATAAAAGAGGTGGTGATTAAAACTATCAAAGCACCAAGAGAAGCTAAACTTGAAATTTTAAAAACTTTTCCTATAACAAACCATGTTAAAAACGCACATATAATTTCAAAAGGTAAAAATACTGCTAAAACTCCAGCCCCAGTAGCCACTCCTTTGCCACCTTCAAATTTTAAATAAGGTGAAAAGCAATGCCCAAATACTGCCAAAACAGCCATAGTCCATAAAATATTTTCATCATAACCTAAATTTTTCACAATTAATATAGGTAAAATTCCTTTTAAAGCATCTAAAACAATGGTTGCTATAGCAAGCGCTTTGGCAAGTTTTGGATCACTTTTTTTTACTACCCTTAAAACATTAGTTGCACCTATGCTTTTACTTCCTGTATTTTTGATATTTGTTTTAGCAAAAATTTGAGCTAGTAAAAGACCAAATGGTATGGCACCTATAAGATAAGCTAAAAGATAAATTATCAAATTTTCCATTCTATATTTCACTCTATTAAAATAATTTAGACAAATAATATATCAAAAGTAACAATAAAAAAAACTGAAATTAATATTTAAGAGATATTTTATCTTATAATAATTTTTATTTATAAATATAAATTTTTTATTTTATTTAAAGAAAATTATAGATATATTTTCAATAAGTTTATTTTAAATAAGCTTTATTTTATCTTATTTCTAGGAGTAGATAATGAAAAAAATTTCATTATTAGTTGCATCATCATTATTAGTTGCATCAACTGCTTTAGCTAATGATAAAGCTTTATTAGATGAAGCAAAATCTGCAGGTTTAGCACCACTGCCAAAAGATCAAGCAGGCGTTGAAAAGCTTTTAAAAGAAATGGGCATTAAGGCTAGTAAATTTTCTAAAGAAAAAGCCAATCTTGGTAAGAAATTATATTTTGAGCCAAGACTTTCTAAAAGTGGTTTGATTTCTTGTAATACCTGTCATAATTTAGGTATGGGTGGTGCTGATGGTATAGCTGCTGCTGTAGGACATAAATGGACTGCTAATCCACATCATTTAAATTCGCCAACCGTTTATAATTCAGTGTTAAATTCAACTCAATTTTGGGATGGTAGAGCAGGAACTTTAGCAGATCAAGCAAAAGGTCCAATCGAAGCAGAGCCTGAAATGGCAACTCCGGCAAAATTAGCAGTAGAAAAAATTTCTTCTATGCCAGAATATGTAAAAGAATTTAAAAAAATATATGGTGGCGATGGAGTAACTTTTGACAATATTGCAGATGCTATTGCTACATTTGAAAGAACACTTTTAACTCCATCTAAATTTGATAAATTCTTAGAAGGTGATACTAAAGCTTTAAGTAAAAAAGAAAAAGAAGGTTTAAAAACTTTTATTGATAAAGGTTGTACAGCTTGCCACACTGGAGTAAATTTAGGTGGTAGTATGCAAGCTTTCCAAGTAGCAGCACAATATAAATTTGCTAATATTGGTGATTTTAAAGGTGATGCAAATGGTTTAGTTAAAACTCCAACATTAAGAAATATAGCTGAAACAGCTCCGTATTTCCACAATGGTGCTATTTGGTCTTTACAAGAAGCAATTAAAGAAATGGGTAGTGTTCAACTTGGTATAGAAATTTCTGATAAAGAAGCAGCTTCTATAGAAATTTTCTTAAATGCTTTAACAGGTAAAAAACCAAACATTACTTATCCTCAGTTACCAAAAGCAACTGAAAAAACTCCAAAACCAGAGCTTTGATAAAGTTTTCCCTAAAGTTCATTCTTTAGGGAAATATTATTTATAATTAAATATATTCAATTCTTTCTTATTTTTTAAATTACTATTTTCATTGTATTTGCAATGATAATATATAAACAATATAATTATTGATTTATATGTTTTTTGTGTATAATTTTAAATAATTATTCATTTAACTTAAGGATTTGTTTATGAAAAATAAATTTCTGTTTAGTATTGTTATTGCAACGGCAGTTTTATTTAGTGCATGTGCTAATTATGCAAAAGTAAATAATGACTTGGAACAAAAATTAGTTCAAAAGGTGTGTTCTAAGGATTTTTTTATTCAAGAAATGGCTAAGGTAGATAAAAATGATGATCCAGTTTATGTGGGATTAAATGCAGGTTTAATTGCAAAAAATTGTGGCGATTTTAATCTTAGTAATGAATTTTTTGATAAGGTAGAAGAATCTTATCAGGTTGATGTTGATTTAAGAAGCGGTGTTCAAAAAGTTGCTAAAACAGCTGCAACTACATTGATAAATGATTCTATATTAGATTATGATGGTTCCTTATATGAAAGAATTATGGTTAATGTATATAAGGGCTTAAATTTTATGAGCGAAGGTGATTTTAATAATGCAAGAGTAGAATTTAAAAGAGCATTACTCCGTCAAGATAGAGCAAAAGATTACTTTAAAGCCCAAATTGCTAAAAACAAAGCAGAATTAGAAAAGGCCAAAAAAGAAGATCCAAATTTTAATAAAAACTTTACCGATTCAGCAAAACAAATAAACGCTCAGTATGATGCTTTATTTGAAGAATTTTCAACAAGCAAAAATTTCACAAATCCTTATGCGACTTATTTGGCTTCAATTTTTTATTATATGAGTAAAGATTATACCTTAGCCAAAGACTTATTTAAAGAGATTAAAGTTTTAAATCCAAAAAATGGTGAAATCAATAAAGAATGGAAGATAATAAGTCGTACTCATAAAGATAAAAAATATATTTTTGTGGTGTATGAAAATGGTTTTGGTGTGATAAAAGATGAATTTAAATTAACCTTACCTCTTATTTTAAATGATACACTAACTACAGCTTCTATTGCGTTGCCTACTTTAAAGAAAAGAAGTCAATCTTTTGAGTATTTAAGTGTAAATGATGCTAATACTACAAAATTAGTTGATTTAGATAATGTTGTAGCAAGTGAGTTTAAATTTGAACAACCAGCAATAGTTACAAAGGCTGTAGTTTCTGCTATTTTAAAAACAACATTAAATGCAGCAGTTGCTAATAATGACTCAACAGGAGGATTTTTAAGTTTAGCTAGTGGTATTGTAACAGCCGCAACAACTCAAGCTGATGTTAGATCTTGGAGAGGATTGCCGCAAAATATTGGTGTTGTTATAGTAAAAAATACAGGCAAGGTTGTAATTAAAACTCCTAATAAAAGTGAATTATTTAATAAACAAGTTAATCCAAATAAAAATGTATTGATTATAGTGCGTTCTTTTACTCCTAGTATTGCTCCAAGCATAAATATTATAGAAAAATGAAAAAGATAATTTTTTTATTGTTATTAAATTGTATGTTATTGGTTTCACAAGATGCTCTTGATACAAACTTTAAACATACAAATGTAAAAAGTGTAAAAGAAAGAATAAATAATGCAGGATTATTAGAAGTGCAGATTATTTTTTATAGTTCTGTTGATAAAAAACTTTCTTATAAAATAGAATGGTTTGATAAAGATGGTTTTGTGTTAAAAAATACTATTGATAGAAACTATAAAAATATTAACTTATTAGCTAAACAAGAGTATATTATACAAAATATAGCTAGTAATAAGGAAGCAAAAAAATATAAAATATATATTAAATAAAAAAGGATAAATAATGAAAAAAATTAAAATTTTAACAAGTGTGGCAATTATAGGTGTTTTATTTAGTGCGTGTATGCAACAACCTGCTTATGTAGATGGAACTGCAGCTAAAGTAAAGAAAGGCGATTCTTTAAGCATGGCTTTAACTGGTGAAGATTTTGATAATACCGCTAAAGAAATGCTAAATAGTTTGTTTAGTTCAGGATATGTTGTCAAAAAAATAGGAAATTCGGGTAAGGCGGTAGTTGCAGTCTATGATGTAGTAAATAACACTGCTTTGAGAATTGATACTAGAAATTTGACTGATTTGATGGTAGAAGAGCTTATAAATTCGGGTAAATTTGCAGCTTCAGCTACTCAAGGTAATGATAATGCAACCCAAAATAATATGGATGAGCTTATAAGTGATAAAGATGATGATAGGTATGATAAAGCAACAGTGTCAAAAAAATACACTCAAATCAGTGCTTCTTTAACTTTACAAGGAAGAATTGATCAGCAAAATGTAAAGTTAAACAATGGAAAAACTCAAGTTGAGTATTTTTTTGTAATGAAATTAGCTGAAAAAGTTAGTGGTTTGGTGGTATGGCAAAAAACTAATAGAATCAATAAGCTTGGTTCAAGTAAAACCGTAAGTTGGTAATAATAAAATAATAAGGAAAGATATGATGAAAAAAAGATTTATTATTGGATCATTATTGGTAGTTAGTTTTCTTTATGCTCAAGCAACTTCACAGGTTGAAATCACTCAAGAAGATGTTAAAGTTCAAAATGAAATATCTGATGCAAGCTCTAAGGATATTTCCCCTAAATCACTAGATGATTTTTTCGAAGAATTTGCTAAAGATTTTAATATAGAATATGGAGTAACAAAAAAAGGAAAAACTTTTTACACAGGTAGAAGCGAAGTATCAATAAATGATAATGACCCTCAATTTGCACAAGCTTTACAAAATGCTTATCAAAGAGCTATGTTAAATTTGCAAACAGAATTTATCAAAGATGCTTTTGGAAGAATAGCTGTTAGTAAAATACAAAATTATGAATCTGATGGATCTTCTAATGCAAAAGAATTTGAAGAGCTTTCAAAAGGTGGAGTTTTATCACAAATTTTTGACAAGCTTACTCAACTTACTGGAGCAAAATTAGATAAAGCATTAAAAGATTTAGGTATAAATGTAGAAGGTTTAACAGAAGAAAGAAAAAAGACATTATTAAAAAAAGAATTTCTTAGTAAAACTATAACAACTGCTGTTGGTTCTATGAGTGGTTTAGTTCCTGTTCAAACTATAATTACACAAAGAAGAGGACAATATGATATAGGTGTAATTGCTGTTGTATCAAGTAAAACGCGTCAACTTGCAAAAGATATGGCACTATCACGCAAAAGCAATATAACTGGAAAAGGAAAAAATATTAGTGAATATTTGCCTCAAGATGATAAAGGTTTTCTTAATGAATATGGTATTCGTTTAGTTTATGATGAAAAAGGCTTGCCAGTAATTTTAAGTTATGGAAATTGGGGGTATGTTGCTGATGCTAATAATGCTAAGAAAACAAATATTTTAGAAGATAAAGCTAAAAACACTGCAGCAACAATGGCTGATGTAGCTATTGTTGAATTTATTAATACAAATTTAAGTCTTGTTGATGAAACTACAACTGGAGAAAGTTATGAAGAAATCATCAAGCAAAGTTTTAATATAAATGACAATACTACTCAAGAAGAAACTCAAAATTTTATGAATATTATCGAAAAAATAAATACAAAAATAAAGGCTAGTGCTAGTGGAAAAATTCGTGGTATATCAACATTAAAAAAATGGAGTTATACAAGCGATAATGGTGTAGAGCATGTTGGGGTTGTAAGATTTTATTCTTATGCTAATGTGGCAAATATCAATGAAACATTAAATCCAAAATCTTCTAAAGTTCCTATTAAAAAATCTTCTTCAAATATCCAAAGAAGTTCTAATGTTGTAAATGATATAGATGATTTTTAGGAATATTTTATGAGATATTTAATAGTTTGTATCATAGGTTTATTTTTACACTTAAATTTGAATGCAAAGATTGTTAGTTCTACTTCTAGTTATTCAAGCAGTGGTGAAGGTGTTGGGGTAACTAGAGATGAGGCTGTGAATAACGCCATTATAGAAGCCATTGGAAAATTAAATGGAGTTAGTATTGATTCAGCAAAAGAAGTTTTTATTAATATTGATTCAGATAGTAAAAAAACTAATATTAAGGATAATTATAAAGAAGAGCTTTTAAAGGTTACAAAAGGTAAGATAGATACCTACGAGATTAATAATATAGAACAAAACGATAAAGGATATACTGCTAGTGTAACGGTTTTTAAAACGACTATAAGCAAAAAATACCAAACCCCAGGCTTAAATTCTAACAACAGAAGAAATATTACGATTTTTAGTACTTCTTCTAGTTATAAAGAGCTTAGCAATATTTTGCAACAAAAAATAATTACAAATTTAATTCAAAGCAGAAAATTTAATGTTTTAGATCGTGATTCTAAGGGTTATTATGATATGGAAAAAGCTTTGATAAAATCTCCTGATGCATATAAAGATGAAATATATAAATTAAAGAATGTTTTGGCTACTGATTATATATTATTATTTAATGTTGGTGGAGTTGATCTTAAAACGAAAGGTAGCAGAAATAAAATAGATGTTGTGGTGGATTATCGTGTGCTTTTATTTGCTACAAGGCAGATTAAATTTTCAAACACTTTAACCATGTCAGCTTCTATTAAAGGCGATTCTTTAGTTGCAAGTGAAAAGCTAAGTGAAAAAATAGCAAAGAAAATTTCAGATGATATATTAAATGCTATTTATCCTTTAAAAATTGCACAAGTTAGCAACAATGAAGTAGTTTTTTCGCAAACTTTAAGCAATGATGATATTTATGAGTGTTATTCTTTGGGTGAAGTGATAAAGGATGTTTATACTAAAGAAAATACAGCAAGAATAGAAACAAAAAGTGGAAAGGTTCAAATTATACGCTCAACACCAAAATTATCATATGCAAAAATTCTTGAAGGAAGTGTTAAAAAAGGAGATATTTGCAGGCCTTTAGATGATGGTGGTGTTGGAATGGAAAAACAACATAGTGTTAATCAAAATGGCACAGTAAATTTAGGATGGTAATTAACCTAAATTTAAAATTATTTGAGTATAATCTCAAGTTTTAACCACTAAAGCTTTCTAAATTTATGTTTTATACATAATGCTTTATGGTGCTACCAAAATATTTTAAGAAAGGATAGCTATGTATGCTATTATAAAACACAGCGGAAAGCAATATAGAGTAAGCCAAGGTGATGAGCTTAAACTAGATCGTTTTGAAGCTGAAGTAAAATCAAGTGTAGAAGTAAGCGAAGTTCTTGCTGTATGCGATAAAGAATTAAAGGTAGGTGCGCCTTTTGTTGCGGGTGCAAAAGTTGTTTTAGAAGTGGTTGCTCATGGAAAAGACAAAAAAGTTGTTATATACAAAAAAAGACGCAGAAAAGACTCTAAGCTAAAACGCGGTTTTAGAAGACAATTTACTCGCGTTAGAGTAGTAGATATTAAAGCATAAGGAGTAAAGAATGGCACACAAGAAAGGTCAAGGTTCAACTCAGAATAATCGTGATTCTATAGGTCGTCGTCTAGGTGTTAAAAAATTTGGTGGAGAATTTGTTCGTGCTGGTAATATTATCATCCGCCAAAGAGGAACA is a genomic window containing:
- the pseI gene encoding pseudaminic acid synthase is translated as MFIENFNLDEKVFIIAELSANHANSLEVALKTIQAAKKAGADAIKIQTYTPDSLTLNSDKKDFIIEGGLWHGRKLYELYNEAKTPYEWHKKLFECAKNEGLICFSSPFSKKDLDFLKQFNPPAYKIASFEANDYEFIRLVAKEKKPTLVSTGIAYEEELEEIVKIFKQESNSNLILLKCTSAYPSQIQDLNLNIIKTLKDKFQTTIGLSDHSEGFLAPVLAVALGARVIEKHFILDKNLNSADAKFSLDFNEFKQMCSMVRQSEQALGSKEFKMDEKTLKNRHFARSLYASKNIKKGEIFTEENVKSVRPSLGLHPKFLPIILGKKASCDIEFAQALKEKHFKG
- a CDS encoding chemotaxis protein CheX, whose translation is MNKTLEYSIYHFCEHILKLKIMPTSVIRGELYGASIPLYFKDEEYSFYLFFQKKALNEIAQFLLHEDLKEDGLADLVKEVANQIIGYAKKLLNDTNGKDEYRLGVPEYLGRIDGFSKIKLKEKFTYEMKNARFRIGYKKL
- the fliN gene encoding flagellar motor switch protein FliN → MIEDHLGLLQSYEDILDISVDFVSELGTTNMSVRDLLKLEVGSVIDLEKPAGESVELYLNKRIFGKGEVMVYEKNLAIRINEILDSKSVLQYFKKELQ
- a CDS encoding Ppx/GppA phosphatase family protein produces the protein MAKKTAVIDLGSNSVRMVIFERTSRYGFFICSEHKKKVRLGENAYNNNKILQEDAMLKAQKALLYFKEKAIKEKCRKIIVVGTSALRDAPNAKEFITRINKNVGLNIKCINGKTESFLGGLATLNLLSNIQNATTIDIGGGSTELCLIKDGKIIDCISLDLGTVRLKELYYDMKKFDALEQFIKETLLQIPKSFQNDNIIAIGGSLRALSNSIMKKNSYPLKMIHNFSYNFDKEKSYIEKIQNAKNLIDFNIKKDRFDTIKEGCIIFLNIAKNLRAKTIITSAVGVREGVFLSNIFHKHTKIKNETTDFSKFNANFPPNFNPSLKSLQDRFCVDYTDRSSYYANKIFEALLPIHKIDINYKKNLLNAAKLAHIGERINFYFANEHSAYMALNGLHFGFSHKEILLISTLLKANGKKINPLTIEHYKELLPNNHILIWFNFILSLARKLAKDTDENLNFELKNYTLYIYSSKKEIYFSKEEIKKISKPKLIILAFNQKN
- a CDS encoding YfhL family 4Fe-4S dicluster ferredoxin codes for the protein MSLLITRECISCDACREECPDEAIYDNDPIYVIDPDLCTECVNEFSEPACIVACPVDCIIPDPDNVESIDELRLKHKNKDI
- the hsrA gene encoding homeostatic response regulator transcription factor HsrA — protein: MRILVVENEASLNKTLSNALTEFGYQSDTSENFKDAEYFIGIRHYDLVLSNWIIGSSDASDLINVIKHKSPRTAIIAICSKANKENEIKALKAGADDYIKKPLDFDILMARIEARLRFGGTNVIKIDDLIIDPDEEKITYQGKDIELKGKPFEVLTHLARHSDQIVSKEQLLDAIWEEPELVTPNVIEVAINQIRQKMDKPLNISTIETVRRRGYRFCFPKKTN
- a CDS encoding dihydroneopterin aldolase, producing MQSHIKINLEFKCIIGLLDYERIQEQKVLIELEAKSKNFLDYAKLCEKIEIIYKKKKFKTIEKSLKYLCKSIKKYHKKLKFISITCYKPDVIKNALVGASIVKKY
- the plsY gene encoding glycerol-3-phosphate 1-O-acyltransferase PlsY, with amino-acid sequence MENLIIYLLAYLIGAIPFGLLLAQIFAKTNIKNTGSKSIGATNVLRVVKKSDPKLAKALAIATIVLDALKGILPILIVKNLGYDENILWTMAVLAVFGHCFSPYLKFEGGKGVATGAGVLAVFLPFEIICAFLTWFVIGKVFKISSLASLGALIVLITTSFIFHYEIPVINTHAPIFIIAFIVVYKHIPNILRLIGKQECKVI
- a CDS encoding cytochrome-c peroxidase; its protein translation is MKKISLLVASSLLVASTALANDKALLDEAKSAGLAPLPKDQAGVEKLLKEMGIKASKFSKEKANLGKKLYFEPRLSKSGLISCNTCHNLGMGGADGIAAAVGHKWTANPHHLNSPTVYNSVLNSTQFWDGRAGTLADQAKGPIEAEPEMATPAKLAVEKISSMPEYVKEFKKIYGGDGVTFDNIADAIATFERTLLTPSKFDKFLEGDTKALSKKEKEGLKTFIDKGCTACHTGVNLGGSMQAFQVAAQYKFANIGDFKGDANGLVKTPTLRNIAETAPYFHNGAIWSLQEAIKEMGSVQLGIEISDKEAASIEIFLNALTGKKPNITYPQLPKATEKTPKPEL
- a CDS encoding COG3014 family protein; the encoded protein is MKNKFLFSIVIATAVLFSACANYAKVNNDLEQKLVQKVCSKDFFIQEMAKVDKNDDPVYVGLNAGLIAKNCGDFNLSNEFFDKVEESYQVDVDLRSGVQKVAKTAATTLINDSILDYDGSLYERIMVNVYKGLNFMSEGDFNNARVEFKRALLRQDRAKDYFKAQIAKNKAELEKAKKEDPNFNKNFTDSAKQINAQYDALFEEFSTSKNFTNPYATYLASIFYYMSKDYTLAKDLFKEIKVLNPKNGEINKEWKIISRTHKDKKYIFVVYENGFGVIKDEFKLTLPLILNDTLTTASIALPTLKKRSQSFEYLSVNDANTTKLVDLDNVVASEFKFEQPAIVTKAVVSAILKTTLNAAVANNDSTGGFLSLASGIVTAATTQADVRSWRGLPQNIGVVIVKNTGKVVIKTPNKSELFNKQVNPNKNVLIIVRSFTPSIAPSINIIEK
- a CDS encoding YcfL family protein, translated to MKKIIFLLLLNCMLLVSQDALDTNFKHTNVKSVKERINNAGLLEVQIIFYSSVDKKLSYKIEWFDKDGFVLKNTIDRNYKNINLLAKQEYIIQNIASNKEAKKYKIYIK